One window from the genome of Bacillus tianshenii encodes:
- a CDS encoding AMP-binding protein, which translates to MDAIGMRTIPSLLQEQVKQNGNKTFLLFEDANGGSYSVSYEEFDQTVKKLINVLCSKGIRKGDKVLLHLPNSLDFMYAWFAITSMGAVMVPTNILSPKSEMDYLISHSNSKLIITEEAYLDKFTEIVSERNLEVLLSRCEGREYEDKDLQRLLDSAEVLSVETNNVTSDDVAAILYTSGTTSKPKGVLVTHANYIYAGEYMSQTLKMRSDDRGLIVLPMFHGNGQYYLTMPLLTVGGSIALTEKFSASRYFEQAESFKATIGSLFAAPIKMILRSGEGKTYNHKLKTIIFAQSVTAEQLEQFEQTYEVGLLQIYGMTETIGTPLMNPLDGVRTNMSIGKPGIGYEVKLVDEDGKEVENGEVGQIIVKGIPGRTLMKGYFENEEKTKASLQDEWLYTGDNARIGDDGCFYFVDRMKDMVKRAGENIATSEIEDILNEHPHISDSAVIGVPDEMRDVAIKAFIIQKEDADLSEEEVISYCKERLASFKVPEEVQFVDEFPRTSVGKIQKHQLLTTT; encoded by the coding sequence ATGGATGCAATTGGTATGCGTACCATCCCCTCGTTATTGCAGGAGCAAGTGAAGCAAAATGGCAATAAAACATTTTTGCTGTTTGAAGATGCGAATGGTGGAAGCTATTCTGTCAGCTATGAGGAGTTTGACCAAACCGTAAAAAAACTGATCAATGTCTTATGTAGCAAAGGAATCCGAAAAGGTGATAAGGTGCTTCTTCACCTGCCAAATTCATTAGATTTTATGTATGCATGGTTTGCGATTACAAGTATGGGTGCAGTCATGGTGCCGACGAATATTCTCTCGCCAAAATCAGAAATGGATTATTTGATTTCACACTCAAACTCAAAGTTGATTATAACTGAAGAAGCATATTTGGATAAATTTACAGAGATCGTAAGTGAACGAAACTTAGAAGTCCTTTTGTCAAGGTGCGAAGGGAGAGAATATGAAGATAAGGATTTACAGAGGTTGTTAGATTCTGCTGAAGTGCTTTCAGTTGAAACGAACAATGTAACGAGTGATGATGTGGCGGCTATTTTATATACATCAGGCACAACTTCAAAGCCGAAAGGTGTCTTAGTAACACATGCGAACTATATTTATGCTGGTGAATATATGTCACAAACACTTAAGATGAGAAGCGATGACCGCGGGTTAATTGTTTTGCCGATGTTTCATGGAAATGGCCAATACTATTTAACAATGCCGCTGTTAACGGTTGGTGGCAGCATTGCTTTAACGGAAAAATTCAGTGCTTCTCGTTATTTTGAGCAGGCTGAGTCCTTTAAAGCAACCATCGGCTCTTTATTTGCCGCTCCGATTAAAATGATTTTACGTAGTGGCGAAGGAAAAACGTATAATCATAAGTTAAAGACAATCATTTTTGCCCAATCGGTTACGGCAGAGCAGTTAGAACAGTTTGAACAAACATATGAGGTAGGTTTATTACAGATTTATGGAATGACAGAAACAATTGGAACACCATTAATGAATCCATTAGACGGTGTACGAACGAATATGAGTATTGGTAAGCCGGGAATCGGTTATGAAGTAAAGCTGGTTGATGAGGATGGAAAAGAGGTTGAAAATGGTGAAGTCGGGCAAATCATTGTCAAAGGTATTCCTGGCCGGACGTTAATGAAGGGATACTTTGAAAACGAAGAGAAAACAAAAGCATCGCTTCAAGATGAATGGCTTTATACAGGTGATAATGCCCGCATTGGTGATGACGGTTGTTTTTACTTTGTAGACCGAATGAAGGATATGGTGAAGCGTGCTGGTGAAAATATTGCGACAAGTGAAATTGAAGACATTTTAAATGAACATCCACATATTTCAGATAGTGCTGTTATTGGGGTTCCAGACGAAATGAGAGACGTTGCTATTAAAGCTTTTATTATTCAAAAAGAAGATGCGGATTTATCAGAAGAAGAAGTAATCAGCTATTGTAAGGAAAGATTAGCATCGTTTAAAGTACCTGAAGAAGTCCAATTTGTTGACGAATTCCCACGAACTTCTGTCGGTAAAATTCAGAAGCATCAATTACTCACGACAACGTAA